One part of the Candidatus Schekmanbacteria bacterium genome encodes these proteins:
- the fabD gene encoding [acyl-carrier-protein] S-malonyltransferase yields MSAKIAFVFPGQASQYVGMGRELYENYESAKNVFEEADKALGISITSLCFEGPEERLKQTEITQPAILTVSIAAHRVVSEKGLNPLFAAGHSLGEYSALVAAGVIDFSEAVKLVKIRGRLMQEAVPEGKGAMAAILGMQKEDIEDCINSLTGLIVSVANYNSPKQTVISGKKEDVEKAVTLLKERGARKVVMLPVSAPFHCELMKPAEEKLIPLLDEIKFAPSKFPVFANVDATETNGGDEAREKLKLQVSRSVLWQQSVENMRKKGVDTFIEIGPGKVLSGLIKQTIPNVEIFNIEDKKTLEKTFSSL; encoded by the coding sequence TGCTAAGATTGCTTTTGTCTTTCCCGGACAGGCATCCCAATATGTTGGTATGGGAAGAGAATTGTATGAAAACTATGAATCTGCAAAAAATGTTTTTGAAGAAGCAGATAAAGCACTTGGGATAAGCATAACCTCCCTTTGCTTTGAGGGTCCTGAAGAAAGACTAAAACAAACAGAGATTACTCAGCCTGCAATATTGACTGTGAGCATTGCCGCACACAGGGTAGTTTCTGAAAAAGGATTAAATCCACTTTTCGCTGCCGGACACAGTCTTGGTGAGTATTCAGCCCTTGTTGCGGCAGGAGTTATTGATTTTTCAGAAGCAGTGAAGCTTGTCAAAATCAGGGGAAGACTTATGCAGGAAGCAGTACCTGAAGGCAAAGGGGCTATGGCTGCCATTCTTGGAATGCAAAAGGAAGATATTGAAGATTGTATAAATTCACTTACAGGGCTCATTGTATCAGTGGCTAATTACAATTCTCCTAAACAGACAGTAATTTCAGGCAAAAAAGAAGATGTTGAAAAAGCCGTTACACTTTTAAAAGAAAGAGGGGCAAGAAAAGTCGTAATGCTTCCGGTGAGTGCGCCTTTTCATTGTGAATTGATGAAACCAGCTGAAGAAAAACTGATACCTCTTCTTGATGAAATCAAATTCGCTCCGTCAAAGTTTCCTGTATTTGCAAATGTAGATGCAACAGAAACAAATGGCGGCGATGAAGCAAGGGAAAAATTAAAACTTCAAGTTTCCCGCTCAGTGCTTTGGCAGCAGTCTGTTGAAAATATGAGAAAAAAAGGCGTTGACACTTTTATTGAAATAGGTCCCGGCAAGGTGTTATCAGGTCTTATCAAGCAAACAATACCAAATGTAGAAATATTTAATATCGAAGATAAAAAAACTCTTGAAAAAACCTTTTCCTCTCTTTAA
- the fabG gene encoding 3-oxoacyl-[acyl-carrier-protein] reductase, with protein MNNENRTAFVTGAARGIGRAIAEELAKEGCDIAAVDIIEDLLADTKKAIEEIGRKCLICACDVTSSENVKEAVEKTINEFGKIDILVNNAGITRDNLLIRMSDEEWDQVLNINLKGTFNCIRAVAKQMMKARKGAIINIASVVGVMGNPGQANYVASKAGIIGLTKSAAKELASRNITVNAIAPGFIDTDMTKSLPEKVKEEMLNSIPLKRFGNPQDIADVVSFLASEKASYITGQVFNVNGGMYM; from the coding sequence ATGAACAATGAAAACAGAACAGCATTTGTTACAGGTGCTGCCCGCGGTATCGGAAGAGCAATAGCAGAAGAATTGGCAAAAGAAGGATGTGATATAGCCGCAGTGGACATCATCGAAGACTTGCTTGCCGATACAAAAAAGGCAATAGAAGAAATTGGAAGAAAATGTCTAATCTGCGCCTGTGATGTAACATCTTCCGAAAATGTAAAAGAGGCAGTTGAAAAAACCATCAACGAATTTGGAAAGATTGATATACTTGTAAACAATGCCGGGATAACGAGGGATAATCTTCTTATAAGGATGAGCGATGAGGAGTGGGACCAAGTATTAAATATCAATCTCAAAGGAACATTCAATTGTATAAGAGCAGTGGCAAAACAAATGATGAAGGCAAGAAAAGGAGCTATAATAAACATTGCCTCCGTTGTAGGCGTAATGGGAAATCCCGGTCAAGCAAACTATGTGGCTTCAAAAGCCGGAATAATCGGATTGACTAAAAGCGCTGCAAAGGAGCTTGCATCAAGAAACATCACTGTTAATGCAATAGCCCCCGGCTTCATTGATACGGATATGACAAAATCTCTGCCCGAAAAAGTTAAAGAAGAAATGTTAAACAGCATTCCCTTAAAACGATTTGGAAATCCGCAAGATATTGCAGATGTAGTAAGCTTTCTCGCTTCTGAAAAAGCGTCATACATTACTGGTCAAGTCTTCAATGTAAATGGCGGAATGTATATGTAA